The nucleotide sequence AGGGTAGTTTTGCCGGCGCCGTTGGGCCCGATCACCGCCACGAGTTGTCCTTTTTCTACGGTTAGATGCGCACCATCTACGGCTTTGAAGTCATCGAATGATTTATGTAAATTCTCTACGCGCAGCACTCATTTACTCCGTCTGGTATTCGCCGGTATATTTTGCCCGGGACCGAAAAAGATGGCGGTAGTTGGTGCCCATAATACCGTCCGGCAAAAAGAAAATCAGCAAAATTAAAATAACTCCGAGAATGAGGGTCCAATATTCGGTGTAGGTCCCCATGAAGGTACGCAGGGACACAATGATGGCAGCGCCTAAAATGGGGCCGGCAAATGTAAACCATCCGCCCAGCAGGCACATGATAAATACTTCAAGTGACAGGCTCCAGAACAGCAAATCCGGAAAAATGGATCCTTCCACCACCACAAAAAGCACGCCGGCCACCCCGCCAAAGAAGGTGGCGATGATAATGGTCACCAGTTGGTGACGTCGTACATGGATGCCCACGGCCGCACAGCGCTCCGGGTTGTCGCGGATGGCCTGCAGGGTGGAGCCAAAGGGTGACTTTAAGATCAAGAACATTAGGAACACACAGATACCGATCGCCACCAAAACAAAATAATAAGAAGTCGTTGTCGAGGATATAAAATCAGGTATGGTAATGCCGTGAATGCCGTCATCACCGCCGGTAAGGTCATACCAACGAAAGGCTATGGCCCAGATCAAAGATCCCAGAGAGATCTGCAGCATTCCGAAATACAATCGGTTTAACCGGATGCAGAACATGCCGATCAGCAATCCGGCCAGGGCGGCTGCCAGGGGTCCGGCGATAAAAGCCAACCACCACGGCAGAGACGTTTTGGACAACAAAAGCCCCGTCGTATAGGCGCCCACGCCGTAAAAGACCCCGTGATGAAATTGAAACAGCATGCCATGACCCACGCATAGATTCAAGCTCATGGCCAGCAGCGCGGTTACGAAAATGACCGCCAAAAAGTAGACGTAGAATCTTGGCAGAAACGATGGCGCCAGAAGCAGAATCACAAAAATAGCAACGCTGACACCAAATGATTTTTGCCGGATTATCTCTCGAAACAACGGCAGTTCCTTTCTACCATACCGATTTCAGCATCCCCGTAGGCTTCAGGGTCAAAATAATCACCACCGCCAGATAGGGGAATACAATGGCAAACTGCGGCCAGAACAAAACACCGAAAGACTGGGTAATGCCAAATATCAGCGAACCGGCCAGAGCTCCCCACATATTGCCGAGGCCGCCGATGGTGACAATCAAAAAGGCCTCGATGATGATGTCGTGATCCATTCCCAGGGTAACACTGATCGTCGGTGAGACTAGGGCACCGCCCAGACCGGCAAGGAAACAGCCCAGGACGAATGCGAACGCGAATACCCAGCTGACATTGATACCGATGGCACCGACCATCTCCATATCCACGGCTGCGGCGCGGGCAATTTTACCCATTTTGGTTTTAGTGGAAAACAACCACAGCCCGACGGCCACCAGCGGGCCGATGACTAACAGAAACAGATTGTACCTGGGATACGGGGATTCGAAGACAGAAATAGAGCCCTGCAGAAATGCCGGGGCCATAATGGAGCGGTAATCGGCGCCCCACACCATTTTGGTTAAATCGCCCAAAATTAACATCAACGCAAAGGTGAACAGCAGCAGCATGAGATGCTCGCGCTCGTATAGATGACAGAACAGCGTCCGTTCGGCAATCAGGCTGATGAGCGCAACCACCAAAGGTGCGAAAATAAGGGCCAGCCAGAAACCGAGGGACCCACCGCCGAACAGGGTCGAAATGCTATAAGCGGCAAATGCACCGATCATATATAAAGAACCGTGGGCGACATTCGGCACGCGCAGCACACCGAGCACAAAACTCAGACCCGAAGTCACAATGAATAAAATCATGGCGCGACTTAAACCGATCAGAAAGGTACTGCTCAAAGCTGCAAGCGTTATCCCCGCTCCACCTTCCATACCTTAATTCCTTATCTTGTGTCTTTCCCGTTCTCCCAATAAAGAAAACCGGCTCACCGGCCAACCGGCGAACCGGTAAACTTCACGTATGTGATTGACTTGCCCGCCAGAATCCAGACGGGCTAGATCCTGTCCAGCGCTGAGGATCCGCCCAGCAGGTCAACGGCCCATGTTACCATAGTAGACGGACAAACGTAATCGATGTGTTTTTTATTGTTCCCGGGCCTTCATGATCTCCTGACAGGACGGCATGACTTCCGCTCCCCGCAGGGTATAAATGTCCGTGGAAACGGCCACACCCAGCTCGGGTGATAGCTTTGTTACGCCAAAATACATTGGTAAAATGGCCTGATGATCGCAGGCCCGCATTTCGATCCTGCCCGCCGGGCTTTGAATCTGCAGGCCTTCCATGGCATCAATAAATTTTTCCGTATCAACAGAACCGGCCTTTCGATAAGCCTCGGCAATGAAAAGACCCGTGATATAGCCTTGAAAAGCCGGAAATCCGGGCGGATTGCCGTAGGCAGCTTTAAAACGACTCACAAAGCGCTTATTGGCCGAAAGCTCCGGATAATAAAAATGGTAGTCGATGGTGCCCATGACCCCTTCAGGCGCATTCATGCCCTGGGGCTTTAAAACCGCATGATCGGTTGCGCTGTGAATATAAATCCCCATTTTATCAGTCATGCCGGTGGCTTTGATAGTTTTCATAATGTTGACCATGCTGCGGCCGCCGGTGGCAAAGATTACCGCGTCCGGTTTGGCAGCCATAATTGATGTGACATAGGGAACCAGATCGGGCTCACCGACTTTCCACCAGGATTTACCGATGACTTTCACCTCCGGTTTAAGGGCCTTTAGGTTTCTCCAGGCCGCATCTGCTATGGCATGGCCGTATTCATAATCGTCTCCAGCGATCCAGTAAGTGACATAAGGCTTTCGGGCAAGGGCCACCCCGCCGGATTTACCGGCCATGGCCGTATTTTCACCGGCCGAGAATACATAGCGATGGCCTTTTTTGCCGGTGATATTCTCACTTTTGGAAATC is from Desulfobacterales bacterium and encodes:
- a CDS encoding ABC transporter substrate-binding protein, with the translated sequence MKKNMFLISLVLLVGLFSICFSMMPANATAKNIKVGVIDCYSGPAAVFGNDALNGFKLALNEINAQGVLGKKIEFTTRDSKFKVDLALNFAKELVLRENVDILVGTINSGAAVAISQAVAKKEKVPFIAWISKSENITGKKGHRYVFSAGENTAMAGKSGGVALARKPYVTYWIAGDDYEYGHAIADAAWRNLKALKPEVKVIGKSWWKVGEPDLVPYVTSIMAAKPDAVIFATGGRSMVNIMKTIKATGMTDKMGIYIHSATDHAVLKPQGMNAPEGVMGTIDYHFYYPELSANKRFVSRFKAAYGNPPGFPAFQGYITGLFIAEAYRKAGSVDTEKFIDAMEGLQIQSPAGRIEMRACDHQAILPMYFGVTKLSPELGVAVSTDIYTLRGAEVMPSCQEIMKAREQ
- a CDS encoding branched-chain amino acid ABC transporter permease, whose translation is MEGGAGITLAALSSTFLIGLSRAMILFIVTSGLSFVLGVLRVPNVAHGSLYMIGAFAAYSISTLFGGGSLGFWLALIFAPLVVALISLIAERTLFCHLYEREHLMLLLFTFALMLILGDLTKMVWGADYRSIMAPAFLQGSISVFESPYPRYNLFLLVIGPLVAVGLWLFSTKTKMGKIARAAAVDMEMVGAIGINVSWVFAFAFVLGCFLAGLGGALVSPTISVTLGMDHDIIIEAFLIVTIGGLGNMWGALAGSLIFGITQSFGVLFWPQFAIVFPYLAVVIILTLKPTGMLKSVW
- a CDS encoding branched-chain amino acid ABC transporter permease; the encoded protein is MFREIIRQKSFGVSVAIFVILLLAPSFLPRFYVYFLAVIFVTALLAMSLNLCVGHGMLFQFHHGVFYGVGAYTTGLLLSKTSLPWWLAFIAGPLAAALAGLLIGMFCIRLNRLYFGMLQISLGSLIWAIAFRWYDLTGGDDGIHGITIPDFISSTTTSYYFVLVAIGICVFLMFLILKSPFGSTLQAIRDNPERCAAVGIHVRRHQLVTIIIATFFGGVAGVLFVVVEGSIFPDLLFWSLSLEVFIMCLLGGWFTFAGPILGAAIIVSLRTFMGTYTEYWTLILGVILILLIFFLPDGIMGTNYRHLFRSRAKYTGEYQTE